Proteins from one Macrobrachium rosenbergii isolate ZJJX-2024 chromosome 14, ASM4041242v1, whole genome shotgun sequence genomic window:
- the LOC136845530 gene encoding mucin-2-like — translation MKLGFYHIYYFECEPGTVFDDKLDQCIFPVNAADYCGSGHVMTTVIIESSTEFVLMPVNTIPLGPTTIISFVPSTIVLTAPPTTVIVPSVLSTVIQGQISTVVPHSTTDIWTTVIVGHVTSTVHSSVYANVLPPLTITGQVPSKTVVTGLPTTIIALPFSTVVPGQATTIFPYPLYPVTTVIIGMFATVFTKPYDTAALPPTTITSQVLSITELTGPATTVIAPSTLSMIIPGQITTVYPPTIVAVSTTVIVGHYTTVVATSVKTTPPPPVTEFSQVEKTTLILGHPTTVIASPTLSTIIQGQITTVLPILPGMPTSIIVPPTAAVSAPSKTATCQHSTTTVFTCKPTTVTVSPTGPSVISGGIISEFPSSNEKFTTVITGTSTNVMFYPVATVSSPPIIVTNLISTTTILTGLPTTVIASPTLSTVIPGKITTIVPYPPITTTTMIIGIETYIVSKPVATGILSPLTITSNVPTQMMVIGLPTTVLASPTLSTVIPGQTTTLVPFPQASLTTVVSGTAIEIVTMPVPTTSLLPITVTSKVSAVTVLTGLPITILTSPAWSTVIPGQTTTVLPYPQATLTTLVIGPTTQVVSSQVATTGLSPITITSQIQHIQVITGFPTTILAPPTMSKVIQGQISTVVPYPQPTVTTVIIGTSTNAVANPVATIPLRPITITSEVPHITVLTGLPSTVVASPVLSTVLPGQTTTVVPYPQVTVTTVIVGKGTTVVSYPFPTAALPPITITGQVPAMTSQTGLPTTVLALGTKPTVVPGQVTTFLPYPQGTETTMIIGTATNVVSNPVATVPSPPVTITSQVSSPTISTGPPTTVIASPTLFTVIPGQTTTIVPYPPATLTTMITGMTTNVVANPVATVPLHPITITSDVPVKTVLTDLPVTILALPTLSTVIPGHTTTVLPIPQATITTVVIGAATTVDPRPVATVALTAITITSPVQELTVLTGLPTTVIASPVLSTVIPGQTTTVLPYPQGTDTTLIIGKATNVVAAPVPTVALPPIIITSQVTSMTVVTGPPTTVIASPSLSTSLPGQTTTIVPYPDATVTTVIVGRATSVVSHPVATTALPPVTITSKVSVMTVLTGLPTTLMTSPTWSTVIPGQTTTVLPYPQPTITTVIVGTATNVVSNPVATEPLPPLIVTSQVPSMTVITGPPTTVSASPTLSTVLVGQTTTVVPYPPASVTTVMIGKATHIVSNPVATVALPAITVTSQVPTMTVTTGSPTTVVASPTLSTVVQGQITTVLPYPHAAVTTVIIGTATNILSVPVATVALLPMTITSQVSIITTTVGLPTTVIVSPTLSTIIPGQTTTIIPYPQATVTTVIVGTTTNVVSGPFATTALPPIIITSLVSSVSIQTGSPTTVIASPTVSTIIPGHITTVVPYPQATVTTVIIGTATNVVSNPVATTALQPITITSLVSSMTVLSGLPTTVLASPTLSTIISGQITTVVPYPQATITTVIISTTTNVVAKPVATIALQPVTVTSLVPSMTVSTGLPTTVIVSPTLSTVILGQITTVVPYPQATVTTVIIGTATNIVSKPVATVVLQPITITGLVPLTTTLTGLPTTVIASPAVSTVIPGQSTIVVPYPQATVTTVIIGTATNVASEPVATTALPPITVTSAVPSMTVFAGLPTTVIASPTLSTIIPGQITTVVPYPQATVTTVIIGTATNIVSKPVATVFLQPVTITSLVPLTTTLTGLPTTVIASPTLSTVIPGQSTIVVPYPQATVTTVIIGTATNVASEPVATTALPPITVTSAVPSMTVFAGLPTTVIASPTLSTIIPGQITTVVPYPQATVTTVIVGTATNATVTTVIIGTATNVVSKPVATIALQAITITSLVPSTTVLIGLPTTVIASPTLSTVIPGQSTIVVPYPQATVTTVIIGTTTNVVSKPVATIALQAITITSLVPSTTILAGLPTTVIASPTLSTVISGQSTVVVPYPQATVTTVIIGTATNVVSKPVATIALQAITITSLVPSTTVLIGLPTTVIASPTLSTVIPGQSTIVVPYPQATVTTVIIGTTTNVVSKPVATIALQAITITSLVPSTTILAGLPTTVIASPTLSTIIPGQITTVVPYPQATVTTVIIGTATNVVSKPVATIALQAITITSLVPSTTVLVGLPTTVIASPTLSTVIPGQSTIVVPYPQATVTTVIIGTATNVASEPVATLALPPITITSHVTAFTVSTGLPTTVIAAPTLSKVIPGQITTIFPYPKATVTTVIIGKATDVVSTSVITRTLPPITITTHVPEVTVVTGLYTTIIYEETTNVVPGQITTYVPVPKPVIVPTPISPPIVTTRPPPVPMQCEFRENDCKMYEICLPAKRNLSLCHGCHIRGAFIKASDLGCQNGLMSKSDPSVCIPEPEKSTLCDAVPGSGVTVGETLNFQCSFEKTRPNDAWIQKRFCDPYVLCDQKGAVKGIIFLCRNYYQCYKNSSGEWKSELTKCPGEDLFSFKEDKCVPKPKAEELCSGPKRTSRLLGSL, via the exons ATGAAACTCGGATTTTACCATATTTACTACTTCGAATGCGAACCTGGAACAGTCTTCGATGACAAACTGGATCAGTGCATATTCCCTGTCAATGCTGCAGATTATTGCGGCTCTGGTCATGTTATGACAACGGTTATTATTGAGTCGTCGACTGAGTTTGTATTGATGCCCGTGAATACAATTCCTTTAGGCCCAACTACAATAATCAGTTTCGTTCCATCTACAATAGTACTTACAGCTCCTCCAACAACCGTCATCGTTCCTTCTGTGCTTTCGACCGTTATCCAAGGACAGATTAGTACCGTAGTCCCTCATTCAACGACAGATATTTGGACTACAGTCATTGTAGGACATGTTACAAGCACAGTTCACAGTTCTGTCTACGCAAACGTGCTACCACCACTAACAATAACTGGTCAGGTGCCATCTAAAACAGTGGTCACAGGACTTCCTACAACAATTATTGCCTTACCCTTCTCCACTGTTGTTCCTGGACAAGCAACGACTATATTCCCTTACCCACTGTATCCTGTTACGACAGTGATAATAGGGATGTTCGCGACAGTTTTCACAAAACCATATGACACAGCTGCTTTGCCACCAACGACCATCACCAGTCAGGTCTTATCTATAACAGAATTAACAGGTCCAGCTACAACTGTCATAGCTCCATCAACCCTAAGTATGATTATTCCGGGTCAGATTACCACGGTTTACCCACCTACAATTGTGGCAGTCTCGACAACAGTTATTGTGGGACATTATACAACTGTAGTAGCCACTTCAGTCAAAACTACTCCTCCACCTCCAGTTACTGAGTTTAGTCAAGTGGAGAAAACAACATTAATCCTAGGACACCCTACAACTGTCATAGCATCTCCAACTTTATCTACGATTATTCAAGGGCAAATTACAACAGTTCTTCCTATTTTACCTGGAATGCCTACGAGTATCATAGTCCCTCCTACTGCTGCAGTTTCTGCACCTTCCAAAACAGCCACTTGCCAGCATTCAACAACAACTGTGTTTACATGTAAACCAACTACAGTTACAGTATCACCAACAGGACCTTCAGTTATTTCTGGGGGAATCATCTCAGAATTCCCAAGTTCAAATGAGAAATTTACAACTGTAATCACTGGAACATCAACTAATGTTATGTTTTACCCTGTTGCTACAGTTTCCTCACCCCCAATAATTGTAACAAATCTAATTTCGACAACGACGATATTAACAGGCCTACCAACAACTGTTATAGCGTCTCCGACACTGTCCACGGTTATTCCTGGCAAAATCACCACAATTGTTCCTTATCCACCAATAACCACTACAACTATGATAATTGGAATAGAAACATATATCGTATCAAAACCCGTAGCTACAGGCATTCTCTCCCCTTTAACTATCACAAGCAACGTGCCAACTCAGATGATGGTTATTGGTCTTCCAACCACTGTTTTAGCTTCACCCACATTGTCAACAGTTATACCAGGACAAACAACAACTCTTGTGCCTTTTCCCCAAGCATCGCTTACAACCGTAGTCAGTGGAACAGCAATAGAGATTGTAACGATGCCAGTTCCTACAACTTCATTATTACCGATAACTGTAACAAGCAAGGTTTCAGCAGTGACAGTATTAACAGGCCTGCCTATAACTATCTTGACATCACCAGCCTGGTCTACAGTcattccaggacagaccactacAGTTCTTCCTTATCCTCAAGCAACACTCACAACTCTGGTAATTGGACCAACAACACAGGTCGTTTCAAGTCAAGTGGCAACAACAGGATTATCCCCAATAACAATCACAAGCCAAATCCAGCATATACAAGTAATAACTGGTTTCCCTACGACAATTCTGGCACCACCAACAATGTCGAAAGTTATTCAAGGCCAAATCAGTACTGTAGTTCCTTATCCACAACCAACAGTTACAACGGTAATAATAGGAACTTCAACAAATGCTGTTGCAAACCCAGTTGCTACCATACCATTACGTCCGATAACTATTACAAGTGAGGTCCCACATATAACAGTCTTGACAGGGTTACCCTCAACTGTTGTGGCATCTCCAGTACTATCTACAGTTTTACCAGGGCAGACTACCACTGTGGTTCCTTACCCACAAGTAACAGTTACAACTGTGATAGTTGGGAAAGGAACAACTGTTGTGTCATACCCGTTCCCTACAGCCGCCTTACCCCCGATAACTATCACAGGTCAGGTTCCAGCAATGACATCGCAGACAGGTTTGCCCACTACTGTACTAGCACTGGGAACAAAACCTACAGTAGTTCCAGGACAAGTAACTACTTTTCTGCCTTATCCTCAGGGGACAGAGACAACTATGATTATTGGCACAGCAACAAATGTAGTTTCAAATCCTGTTGCTACAGTACCCTCACCTCCAGTAACTATTACAAGCCAGGTCTCCTCACCAACAATATCAACAGGCCCACCAACAACTGTCATTGCATCACCAACATTATTCACTGTTATTCCTGGACAAACTACTACCATAGTTCCTTACCCACCAGCAACACTTACAACAATGATTACTGGAATGACAACTAATGTTGTAGCAAACCCGGTTGCTACAGTACCTTTACACCCCATAACTATAACAAGTGACGTTCCAGTAAAAACTGTATTGACAGATCTACCAGTTACCATCTTAGCACTACCAACTTTGTCTACTGTCATTCCAGGGCACACTACTACCGTTCTTCCTATTCCTCAAGCAACCATTACAACTGTGGTCATTGGAGCAGCAACTACAGTAGACCCAAGACCAGTTGCTACAGTGGCTTTAACCGCAATAACTATTACAAGTCCAGTTCAAGAACTCACTGTACTGACTGGGTTGCCCACAACTGTCATTGCATCACCAGTATTGTCAACTGTTATTCCTGGGCAAACTACTACTGTCCTTCCATATCCTCAAGGAACAGATACAACTTTGATCATAGGAAAGGCTACAAATGTTGTTGCAGCACCAGTTCCCACAGTTGCATTACCTCCAATTATCATCACTAGTCAGGTTACGTCCATGACAGTGGTTACAGGTCCACCAACAACTGTTATAGCATCACCTTCACTGTCAACAAGTCTTCCAGGGCAAACAACAACTATTGTTCCTTATCCAGATGCAACAGTTACAACTGTAATCGTTGGGAGAGCAACCAGTGTTGTTTCACACCCAGTTGCTACAACTGCTTTACCCCCAGTAACTATTACAAGCAAAGTTTCAGTAATGACAGTACTAACTGGTCTGCCTACAACTCTCATGACATCACCGACATGGTCTACTGTCATCCCAGGACAGACTACTACAGTTCTTCCTTATCCACAGCCAACAATAACAACTGTCATAGTTGGAACAGCAACAAATGTTGTTTCAAATCCAGTGGCAACTGAACCATTACCTCCTCTAATTGTCACAAGCCAGGTCCCTTCGATGACTGTAATAACTGGTCCACCTACAACTGTTTCAGCATCACCAACCTTGTCAACAGTTCTTGTAGGGCAGACTACAACCGTTGTTCCTTATCCACCAGCATCAGTTACAACTGTGATGATTGGTAAAGCAACACACATCGTTTCAAATCCAGTTGCTACAGTTGCCTTACCAGCAATAACTGTCACGAGCCAAGTCCCAACAATGACAGTAACGACAGGTTCACCCACAACTGTTGTAGCATCGCCGACTTTGTCCACAGTTGTTCAAGGGCAAATCACTACTGTTTTACCTTATCCACATGCCGCAGTTACAACTGTAATCATTGGGACGGCAACAAACATATTATCAGTGCCAGTTGCTACAGTAGCTTTACTTCCAATGACTATCACAAGTCAAGTTtctataataacaacaacagttggTTTGCCTACAACTGTAATAGTGTCACCAACATTGTCGACAATTATTCCAGGACAAACCACGACTATTATTCCTTATCCACAAGCAACAGTTACTACAGTAATCGTTGGTACAACAACTAATGTTGTTTCAGGTCCATTTGCAACAACAGCTTTACCTCCCATCATAATCACAAGCCTAGTTTCTTCAGTGAGTATACAAACAGGTTCACCTACAACTGTAATAGCATCACCGACAGTGTCTACAATCATTCCAGGACATATCACCACTGTTGTTCCTTATCCACAGGCAACAGTTACTACAGTGATCATTGGGACAGCAACAAATGTTGTTTCAAATCCAGTTGCTACTACGGCCTTACAGCCAATAACAATCACAAGTTTAGTTTCTTCAATGACTGTATTATCAGGCTTACCCACAACTGTTTTAGCTTCGCCAACATTGTCTACAATTATCTCTGGGCAAATCACCACCGTTGTTCCTTATCCACAGGCAACAATTACTACAGTGATCATTAGTACAACAACTAATGTCGTTGCAAAGCCAGTTGCTACTATAGCCTTACAGCCAGTAACAGTTACAAGTTTAGTTCCTTCAATGACAGTGTCAACTGGTTTACCTACAACTGTAATAGTATCACCTACATTGTCTACTGTTATTCTTGGCCAAATCACAACTGTTGTTCCTTATCCACAGGCAACAGTTACTACAGTGATCATTGGGACAGCAACTAATATTGTTTCAAAACCAGTTGCTACTGTTGTCTTACAGCCAATAACAATCACTGGTCTAGTTCCTTTGACAACAACATTAACAGGCTTACCTACAACTGTGATAGCATCACCAGCAGTGTCTACAGTTATCCCAGGGCAAAGTACCATTGTTGTTCCTTATCCACAGGCAACAGTTACTACTGTGATTATTGGAACAGCAACCAATGTTGCTTCAGAACCAGTTGCCACTACAGCCTTACCTCCAATAACAGTCACAAGTGCAGTTCCTTCAATGACAGTATTTGCAGGTTTACCTACAACTGTGATAGCTTCGCCAACATTGTCTACAATTATTCCAGGCCAGATCACGACAGTTGTTCCTTATCCACAGGCAACAGTTACTACAGTGATAATTGGGACAGCAACTAATATTGTTTCAAAACCAGTTGCTACTGTTTTCTTACAGCCAGTAACAATCACAAGTCTAGTTCCTTTGACAACAACATTAACAGGCTTACCTACAACTGTGATAGCATCACCAACATTGTCTACAGTTATCCCAGGGCAAAGTACCATTGTTGTTCCTTATCCACAGGCAACAGTTACTACTGTGATTATAGGAACAGCAACCAATGTTGCTTCAGAACCAGTTGCCACTACAGCCTTACCTCCAATAACAGTCACAAGTGCAGTTCCTTCAATGACAGTATTTGCAGGTTTACCTACAACTGTGATAGCTTCTCCAACATTGTCTACAATTATTCCAGGCCAAATCACGACAGTTGTTCCTTATCCACAGGCAACAGTTACTACAGTGATCGTTGGGACAGCAACTAAT GCAACAGTTACCACAGTCATCATTGGGACAGCAACTAATGTTGTATCAAAACCAGTTGCTACTATAGCCTTACAGGCAATAACAATCACAAGTCTAGTTCCTTCAACAACAGTGTTAATAGGATTACCTACAACTGTGATAGCATCACCAACATTGTCTACAGTTATCCCAGGACAAAGTACCATTGTTGTCCCTTATCCACAGGCAACAGTTACTACTGTGATCATTGGGACAACAACTAATGTTGTTTCAAAACCAGTTGCTACTATAGCCTTACAGGCAATAACAATCACAAGTCTAGTTCCTTCAACAACTATATTAGCAGGTTTACCCACAACTGTGATAGCATCACCAACATTGTCTACAGTTATCTCAGGGCAAAGTACTGTTGTTGTACCTTATCCACAGGCAACAGTTACCACAGTCATCATTGGGACAGCAACTAATGTTGTTTCAAAACCAGTTGCTACTATAGCCTTACAGGCAATAACAATCACAAGTCTAGTTCCTTCAACAACAGTGTTAATAGGATTACCTACAACTGTGATAGCATCACCAACATTGTCTACAGTTATCCCAGGGCAAAGTACCATTGTTGTTCCTTATCCACAGGCAACAGTTACAACTGTGATCATTGGGACAACAACTAATGTTGTTTCAAAACCAGTTGCTACTATAGCCTTACAGGCAATAACAATCACAAGTTTAGTTCCTTCAACAACTATATTAGCAGGCTTACCCACAACTGTGATAGCATCACCAACATTGTCTACAATAATCCCAGGCCAGATCACTACAGTTGTTCCTTATCCACAGGCAACAGTTACTACAGTGATCATTGGGACAGCAACTAATGTTGTATCAAAACCAGTTGCTACTATAGCCTTACAGGCAATAACAATCACAAGTCTAGTTCCTTCAACAACAGTTTTAGTAGGATTACCTACAACTGTGATAGCATCACCAACATTGTCTACAGTTATCCCAGGGCAAAGTACCATTGTTGTTCCTTATCCACAGGCAACAGTTACAACTGTGATCATTGGCACAGCAACAAATGTGGCTTCAGAACCTGTTGCTACTTTAGCCTTACCTCCGATAACAATCACAAGCCATGTTACTGCATTTACAGTGTCAACTGGTTTACCTACAACTGTTATAGCAGCTCCAACATTATCAAAGGTCATTCCTGGCCAGATTACCACTATTTTTCCTTATCCAAAAGCAACAGTGACAACTGTAATTATTGGAAAAGCAACAGATGTCGTCTCCACGTCAGTTATCACTCGAACCTTGCCTCCAATAACAATCACAACCCATGTTCCAGAAGTAACTGTAGTAACAGGACTCTATACTACTATCATTTATGAGGAGACCACTAACGTCGTTCCAGGACAAATCACCACTTACGTGCCAGTTCCAAAGCCAGTAATAGTCCCTACACCTATTTCCCCTCCCATTGTTACAACAAGACCTCCACCAGTACCAATGCAGTGTGAATTCAGAGAGAATGACTGTAAAATGTACGAAATCTGCCTCCCAGCTAAACGGAATCTTAGTCTCTGTCATGGATGCCATATAAGAGGGGCATTCATTAAAGCCTCAGATTTAGGATGCCAGAATGGACTGATGTCAAAGAGTGATCCCAGCGTCTGCATTCCAGAACCCGAGA AAAGTACCCTATGCGACGCAGTGCCTGGATCAGGAGTCACGGTTGGCGAGACCTTAAATTTCCAGTGCAGTTTCGAGAAGACTCGTCCCAATGACGCCTGGATACAAAAGCGCTTCTGTGACCCCTACGTGCTGTGTGATCAAAAGGGTGCTGTCAAG GGCATAATATTCTTGTGTAGGAACTACTACCAGTGCTACAAGAATTCGTCCGGCGAATGGAAGTCAGAGTTGACGAAGTGCCCTGGGGAGGACCTCTTCAGTTTCAAGGAGGACAAGTGTGTTCCCAAACCAAAGG CTGAGGAGCTGTGTTCAGGGCCCAAAAGGACGTCTCGGCTTCTTGGGTCACTTTAA